In one window of Tubulanus polymorphus chromosome 3, tnTubPoly1.2, whole genome shotgun sequence DNA:
- the LOC141901879 gene encoding uncharacterized protein LOC141901879, with protein MSSKPRDHEDIKRKWETCLEHISNNHENCMHGDYEKKKKWILPDTYAASELEKIMKNTRTVNQIGNMSLYGQTSSVEAFHSVLNHFATKMIHFSYIGMLSRMCTAILHYNENSGRLQAKTKDGNERFTVFYPKH; from the exons ATGTCGTCGAAACCTAGGGACCATGAAGATATAAAACGAAAGTGGGAAACCTGTTTGGAACATATTTCAAACAATCATGAAAACTGTATGCATggagattatgaaaagaaaaaaaaatggataTTACCAG ATACATATGCCGCAAGTGAGCtcgagaaaataatgaaaaacaccAGAACAGTGAATCAAATCGGAAATATGTCATTGTATGGGCAGACGAGCTCTGTAGAAGCATTTCATAGTGTGTTAAACCACTTTGCAACTAAGATGATACACTTTTCGTATATAGGAATGCTTAGCAG GATGTGCACAGCAATCTTGCATTACAACGAGAATAGCGGCAGACTTCAAGCTAAAACTAAAGATGGAAATGAGCGTTTCACTGTATTTTACCCAAAGCACTAA